One Arthrobacter sp. FW306-07-I genomic window carries:
- a CDS encoding GNAT family N-acetyltransferase, translated as MAQLIVPNPALHSSWLEGTAESQGAHLDGAGAEDWSLEELKDPRVFARFVDALVKDALPETERKPGYVPCTYLWMVDGGTFVGSLAISHELNHYLLNEGGHIGYSVRPSARRRGHAAKALADALPLARALGIERVLLTCDEDNAGSRGTIEKNGGQYEDTRNGKRRYWISTD; from the coding sequence ATGGCTCAACTCATCGTCCCGAACCCTGCCCTCCACTCCTCCTGGCTGGAGGGAACGGCGGAGTCTCAAGGAGCCCACCTGGACGGGGCAGGCGCCGAAGATTGGTCGCTGGAAGAACTCAAGGATCCGCGCGTGTTTGCCCGCTTCGTCGACGCCCTGGTCAAAGATGCCCTGCCGGAGACTGAGCGGAAGCCGGGTTACGTGCCCTGCACCTACCTTTGGATGGTCGACGGCGGCACTTTCGTTGGATCCCTCGCCATCAGCCATGAGTTGAACCATTACCTCCTCAACGAAGGCGGGCACATCGGCTACAGCGTCAGGCCCTCGGCGAGACGCCGCGGCCACGCCGCAAAGGCGCTGGCTGACGCACTTCCCCTGGCACGGGCGCTGGGGATCGAGCGAGTCCTGCTGACCTGCGATGAGGACAACGCCGGCTCCCGGGGAACCATCGAGAAGAACGGCGGCCAGTACGAGGACACCCGCAACGGCAAGCGCCGGTACTGGATCAGCACCGATTAG
- a CDS encoding antibiotic biosynthesis monooxygenase family protein has protein sequence MITEHALLPVVAGREEEFEAAFKQARPIIASMPGFVSLSLSRSVETPNTYLLLVEWESLEDHTVGFRESPEYQQWRTLLHRFYEPFPVVEHFNPVKFAN, from the coding sequence GTGATCACTGAACATGCGCTTCTGCCTGTCGTTGCGGGCCGGGAAGAGGAATTTGAAGCCGCTTTTAAGCAGGCCCGCCCCATCATTGCTTCCATGCCGGGCTTCGTCTCGCTGTCCCTGTCCCGATCAGTCGAAACCCCCAACACCTATTTGCTCCTCGTCGAATGGGAGTCGTTGGAGGACCACACGGTAGGTTTCCGCGAATCTCCCGAATACCAGCAGTGGCGCACGCTGCTGCACCGCTTCTACGAGCCGTTTCCGGTGGTTGAGCACTTCAATCCGGTGAAATTCGCCAACTAA
- the katG gene encoding catalase/peroxidase HPI — MTEPQDHPPVPTPGSAQGLDQKVEGGCPVAHGSATAQGSESENPAIDSPQPKGHRPRTNQDWWPNQLDLSVLHTHGQASNPLGPSFSYREEFQKLDVDALKRDITEVLTTSQDWWPADFGHYGGLMIRMSWHAAGTYRVHDGRGGAGDGSQRFAPLNSWPDNANLDKARRLLWPVKQKYGQKLSWADLLVLAGNVALESMGFKTFGFAFGREDVWEPEQIFWGPEDAWLGDERYVGEGQMSDEVGSTEMGLIYVNPEGPMGNPDPVAAAAFIRETFKRMAMNDEETFALIAGGHTFGKTHGAGPADAHVGPEPEGANLEAQGLGWLSTYGSGKGGDTITSGLEVTWTDVPTQWSNRFLEILFEYEWELVKSPGGAHQWVAKDGPEIIPDAHDPNKKHRPTMLTTDLSLRFDPTYEKIGRRFLENPDEFALAFAKAWYKLLHRDMGPVGPHMLGPWVPEPQLWQDPVPAVDHDLIDEQDIAQLKAKLLDSGLTVPQLAGTAWASAATYRKTDRRGGANGARIRLEPQRSWEAHEPEQLAAVLPVLERVQEEFNAAQSGGKKVSLADLIVLGGAAAVEKAAADAGFPVTVPFRPGRTDAAQEQTDVESFQYLQPRADGFRNYLRPGLKLPPETLLLDKAYMLDLSAPEMTVLLGGMRALGTNVGGSNHGVLTDQPQVLTNDFFVNLLSPGTKWKASESEEDVYDITDVATGELKWTATPVDLVFGSNSQLRALAEVYASEDAREKFVNDFVAAWTKVMELDRFDLN; from the coding sequence ATGACCGAACCCCAAGACCATCCTCCGGTCCCCACTCCCGGGAGCGCCCAGGGCCTGGACCAGAAGGTTGAGGGCGGGTGCCCGGTGGCCCATGGCAGTGCCACCGCCCAGGGCAGTGAGAGTGAAAACCCGGCGATCGATTCCCCGCAGCCCAAGGGGCACCGCCCGCGGACCAACCAGGACTGGTGGCCCAACCAGCTGGACCTCTCCGTCCTGCACACCCACGGCCAGGCAAGCAACCCGCTGGGCCCCTCCTTCAGCTACCGCGAGGAATTCCAGAAGCTCGACGTTGACGCACTGAAGCGGGACATCACTGAGGTCCTCACCACCTCCCAGGACTGGTGGCCGGCGGACTTCGGCCATTACGGCGGCCTGATGATCCGCATGAGCTGGCATGCCGCCGGCACCTACCGCGTCCACGACGGCCGCGGCGGCGCAGGGGACGGCAGCCAGCGGTTCGCGCCGCTGAACAGCTGGCCGGACAACGCCAACCTGGACAAGGCCCGGCGGCTGCTGTGGCCGGTCAAGCAGAAGTACGGCCAGAAGCTCTCCTGGGCCGACCTGCTGGTCCTCGCGGGCAACGTTGCCCTGGAGTCAATGGGCTTCAAGACGTTCGGCTTCGCCTTTGGCCGCGAGGACGTCTGGGAGCCGGAGCAGATCTTCTGGGGACCTGAGGACGCGTGGCTCGGCGATGAGCGGTACGTCGGCGAAGGCCAGATGTCCGACGAGGTGGGTTCCACCGAGATGGGCCTCATCTACGTCAACCCCGAAGGCCCCATGGGCAACCCGGACCCAGTGGCCGCCGCGGCCTTCATCCGCGAGACCTTCAAGCGCATGGCGATGAATGACGAGGAGACCTTTGCGCTGATCGCCGGCGGCCACACCTTCGGCAAGACCCACGGCGCCGGCCCCGCCGATGCGCACGTGGGCCCCGAGCCTGAGGGCGCCAATCTTGAGGCGCAGGGCCTTGGCTGGCTCAGCACCTATGGCAGCGGCAAGGGCGGCGACACCATCACCTCCGGCCTGGAGGTCACCTGGACGGACGTTCCTACCCAGTGGAGCAACCGCTTCCTGGAGATCCTGTTCGAGTACGAGTGGGAACTGGTCAAGAGCCCCGGCGGCGCCCACCAGTGGGTTGCCAAGGACGGCCCTGAAATCATCCCGGACGCGCACGACCCCAACAAAAAGCACCGCCCCACGATGCTGACCACAGACCTGTCGCTGCGCTTCGACCCCACCTACGAGAAGATCGGCCGGCGCTTCCTGGAAAACCCGGACGAATTCGCACTGGCCTTCGCCAAGGCCTGGTACAAGCTGTTGCACCGCGACATGGGCCCCGTTGGCCCGCACATGCTGGGCCCGTGGGTTCCGGAACCGCAGCTGTGGCAGGACCCCGTTCCCGCCGTCGACCATGACCTGATCGACGAGCAGGACATCGCCCAGTTGAAGGCGAAACTCCTCGACTCCGGCCTGACCGTCCCGCAGCTGGCCGGCACGGCCTGGGCATCCGCGGCGACCTACCGCAAGACGGACCGGCGCGGTGGTGCCAACGGTGCGCGGATCCGTCTGGAGCCGCAGCGCAGCTGGGAGGCACACGAGCCCGAGCAGCTGGCTGCTGTACTTCCGGTGCTTGAGCGGGTGCAGGAGGAGTTCAACGCGGCACAGTCCGGCGGCAAGAAGGTTTCCCTCGCGGACCTGATTGTGCTGGGCGGCGCCGCCGCCGTGGAAAAGGCAGCAGCCGACGCCGGGTTCCCCGTCACGGTGCCGTTCCGTCCGGGCCGCACGGACGCAGCACAGGAGCAGACCGACGTCGAATCCTTCCAGTACCTGCAGCCGCGCGCCGACGGGTTCCGCAACTACCTGCGCCCCGGGCTGAAGCTTCCGCCGGAAACCCTCCTGCTGGACAAGGCGTACATGCTGGACCTCTCGGCACCGGAAATGACGGTACTGCTGGGCGGCATGCGTGCGCTGGGCACCAACGTGGGCGGTTCCAACCATGGCGTGCTCACGGACCAGCCGCAGGTCCTGACGAACGACTTCTTCGTCAACCTGCTCTCGCCGGGCACCAAGTGGAAAGCCTCCGAGTCGGAGGAGGACGTCTACGACATCACCGACGTTGCCACCGGTGAGCTGAAATGGACCGCCACCCCCGTGGACCTGGTCTTCGGTTCCAACTCGCAGCTGCGCGCACTGGCTGAGGTGTACGCGAGCGAGGACGCCCGGGAGAAGTTCGTGAACGACTTCGTGGCTGCCTGGACCAAGGTCATGGAGCTGGACCGCTTCGACCTGAACTAA
- a CDS encoding SDR family oxidoreductase gives MTIGSGTAAGSGRRALVVGATGIAGSALVDTLVGEGWEVLALSRRPGPERSGVKWLSADLTSADSLAAALAPENPSHVFFTAWSRRATEEENIAVNAAMLRDLLAALRGKKVAHVALMTGLKHYLGPFEAYAAGEMPDTPFHEEEPRLPVRNFYYAQEDELWAAAEEQGFTWSVHRAHTVIGHAVGNAMNMGLTLAAQATLCRDSGQPFVFPGSETQWNGLTDMTDAGLLAEHMLWAATTPAAANEAFNIVNGDVFRWRWMWPQLAAYFGVEWEGYQGEPRPLEGSMAGREDQWGRIAAENNLREPDLDRVASWWHTDDDLGRNIEVVTDMGKSRDAGFTGYRRTLDAFTSLFDRYRAENLIP, from the coding sequence ATGACCATCGGATCAGGAACAGCAGCGGGCAGCGGCCGGAGAGCCCTGGTAGTAGGGGCCACCGGTATTGCAGGCTCCGCCCTGGTGGACACCTTGGTTGGTGAAGGCTGGGAGGTCCTCGCTTTGTCCCGCAGGCCCGGACCCGAGCGTTCCGGCGTCAAGTGGCTTTCTGCCGACCTGACCTCAGCTGACTCCCTGGCAGCTGCGCTTGCTCCGGAGAACCCCTCCCATGTGTTCTTCACGGCCTGGTCGCGGCGCGCCACTGAGGAAGAGAACATCGCCGTCAACGCCGCCATGCTGCGGGATCTACTCGCCGCACTGCGGGGCAAGAAGGTGGCGCACGTTGCCCTCATGACCGGGCTCAAGCACTACCTCGGACCCTTCGAGGCCTATGCCGCCGGTGAAATGCCGGACACGCCGTTCCACGAGGAGGAGCCCCGCCTTCCGGTGCGGAACTTCTATTACGCCCAGGAAGACGAGCTGTGGGCCGCAGCCGAGGAGCAGGGGTTCACCTGGTCCGTGCACCGTGCACACACCGTAATCGGCCACGCCGTGGGCAACGCCATGAATATGGGCCTCACGCTCGCCGCGCAGGCCACCCTGTGCCGGGACAGCGGGCAGCCATTCGTCTTCCCGGGATCCGAAACCCAGTGGAACGGCCTCACCGACATGACCGATGCGGGCCTGCTCGCCGAGCACATGCTCTGGGCCGCCACCACTCCCGCGGCCGCCAATGAGGCCTTCAACATCGTCAACGGTGACGTGTTCCGCTGGCGGTGGATGTGGCCCCAGCTCGCCGCCTACTTCGGAGTGGAGTGGGAGGGATACCAGGGGGAGCCCCGTCCGCTCGAAGGGTCCATGGCGGGGCGGGAGGACCAGTGGGGGCGGATTGCCGCGGAGAACAACCTTCGTGAACCGGACCTGGACCGGGTGGCGTCCTGGTGGCACACCGATGACGACCTGGGGCGGAACATCGAGGTGGTGACGGACATGGGCAAGAGCAGGGATGCAGGCTTTACGGGCTACCGGCGGACGCTGGACGCCTTTACCTCACTGTTTGACCGCTACCGCGCCGAGAATCTGATTCCTTGA
- a CDS encoding AMP-binding protein, whose translation MSRPVPPVDALLATYGAADACAADLLCDSHDPSAVAFTVVAADLTAEDITYGELRERSERGAAALAELGIGPGDAVATLMGKSADLVVMLLAIWRRGAVHVPLFTAFAWPAIELRLTASGAKAVITDADQRVKIQETAAAVVVVGAEAAQPDLALTPLLARQQPGIASEAVGGDGALVLIFTSGTTGAPKGVPVPVRALAAFRQYVELGLDVSEEDVFWNAADPGWAYGLYYGILGPMAAGRRNLLLNAGFSPELSFKVLEAFSVTNFAAAPTVYRTMRAKTEPGTGPFGLRRASSAGEPLTPEVISWAREVLGVPVRDHYGQTEHGMMIINAWHDDVRTELRPGSMGRPLPGWSCAVLKDNADEPAAPGELGRVAVNVAESPMMWFKGYQDAPKKTAERFSPDGRWYLTGDAGMVDQDGFYFFSSRDDDVIIMAGYRIGPFDVESVLATHPAVLETAVVGAPDELRGEVLEAYVVLAEGTTGSDALVAELQTMVKTQFAAHAYPRRIQFVKDLPKTPSGKLQRYILRQQRASELGK comes from the coding sequence ATGTCCCGTCCGGTTCCACCCGTTGATGCCCTTCTTGCTACCTATGGTGCGGCAGACGCCTGCGCGGCCGACCTCCTGTGCGACAGCCATGACCCCAGCGCCGTCGCCTTCACCGTGGTTGCAGCCGATCTCACCGCGGAGGACATTACTTACGGCGAGCTCCGGGAGCGCTCGGAGCGGGGGGCCGCCGCCCTGGCGGAGCTGGGGATTGGCCCGGGCGACGCGGTGGCCACCCTGATGGGAAAGTCCGCGGACCTTGTGGTCATGCTCCTTGCCATTTGGCGGCGCGGAGCCGTCCACGTCCCACTGTTCACGGCATTCGCGTGGCCGGCCATCGAACTTCGCCTCACAGCTTCCGGCGCAAAGGCCGTGATTACCGACGCCGACCAGCGGGTGAAGATCCAGGAGACCGCGGCCGCAGTCGTGGTTGTAGGTGCAGAAGCAGCCCAGCCGGACCTGGCACTCACGCCGCTCCTGGCCAGGCAGCAGCCGGGTATCGCCTCCGAGGCTGTGGGTGGTGACGGTGCACTGGTGCTGATCTTTACGTCCGGAACCACGGGCGCCCCCAAGGGGGTACCGGTGCCGGTCAGGGCGTTGGCGGCGTTCCGCCAGTACGTCGAACTGGGCCTGGACGTCAGTGAAGAGGATGTTTTCTGGAACGCCGCAGACCCCGGCTGGGCGTACGGCCTGTACTACGGCATCCTCGGGCCCATGGCGGCGGGGCGGCGCAACCTCCTGCTGAATGCCGGATTCTCCCCGGAACTCAGCTTCAAAGTGTTGGAGGCATTTTCCGTCACCAACTTCGCGGCGGCTCCCACGGTGTACCGCACCATGCGCGCGAAAACCGAGCCCGGAACGGGCCCTTTCGGCCTTCGGCGTGCCTCGTCCGCCGGCGAACCGCTGACCCCGGAGGTGATCAGCTGGGCGCGGGAGGTACTGGGTGTTCCGGTGCGGGACCACTACGGACAGACCGAACACGGGATGATGATCATCAACGCCTGGCATGACGACGTACGGACAGAGCTGAGGCCGGGTTCCATGGGCCGGCCCCTCCCTGGATGGAGCTGCGCGGTGCTCAAGGACAACGCGGATGAACCGGCTGCGCCGGGTGAACTGGGCCGGGTTGCCGTCAACGTGGCCGAAAGTCCCATGATGTGGTTTAAGGGGTACCAGGACGCGCCGAAGAAGACCGCCGAAAGGTTCAGTCCGGACGGCAGGTGGTACCTGACCGGCGACGCGGGCATGGTGGACCAGGACGGCTTCTATTTCTTCTCCTCCCGGGATGACGACGTGATCATCATGGCCGGCTACCGGATCGGCCCGTTCGATGTGGAGAGTGTCCTGGCCACCCATCCGGCGGTCCTGGAAACTGCCGTGGTAGGTGCCCCGGACGAGCTGCGCGGCGAAGTACTGGAGGCCTACGTGGTCCTGGCGGAGGGAACCACGGGCAGTGATGCCCTGGTGGCCGAGCTCCAGACAATGGTCAAGACGCAGTTCGCCGCGCATGCCTATCCGCGCCGCATTCAGTTTGTAAAGGATCTGCCAAAGACGCCGTCGGGCAAGCTGCAACGCTACATCCTGAGGCAGCAGCGGGCCTCGGAGCTCGGCAAGTAG
- a CDS encoding response regulator: MSDVRVLLVDDHPVVRAGLRAVLTGFDGISIAAEAADGKAALKELARLTALGEAPDVVLMDLQMGEGMDGVTATAEIRKLAVPPPVLILTTYDTDADILAAVEAGASGYMLKDALPEQLRQAVLQAAAGGTVLAPRAAALLMDRISNPGTSLTPREVQLLELLATGLSNRAIAKQVFISEATVKTHLVHIYGKLGVDNRTAAIAAATQRRIIRPPGAKG; the protein is encoded by the coding sequence GTGAGCGACGTGCGCGTCCTGCTGGTGGACGACCATCCCGTGGTCCGCGCCGGACTGCGCGCTGTGCTCACGGGCTTTGACGGCATCTCGATTGCCGCGGAAGCAGCTGACGGCAAGGCGGCCCTGAAGGAGCTGGCACGGCTCACGGCCCTGGGCGAGGCGCCCGACGTTGTCCTCATGGACCTGCAAATGGGGGAGGGGATGGACGGTGTCACAGCCACTGCCGAGATCCGGAAGCTCGCAGTGCCGCCGCCGGTGCTCATCCTCACCACCTATGACACCGATGCGGACATCCTCGCGGCCGTTGAGGCCGGGGCGAGCGGCTACATGCTGAAGGATGCCCTGCCGGAACAGCTGCGGCAGGCAGTCCTGCAGGCCGCTGCCGGTGGCACCGTGCTGGCCCCCCGCGCTGCCGCGTTGCTGATGGACCGGATCAGCAACCCGGGCACCTCCCTGACCCCGCGCGAAGTGCAGCTGCTGGAGCTGCTGGCCACCGGCCTGTCCAACCGGGCCATCGCCAAGCAGGTCTTCATCTCGGAGGCCACCGTGAAAACGCACCTGGTGCACATTTACGGGAAGCTCGGCGTGGACAACCGGACCGCTGCCATCGCCGCGGCCACCCAGCGGCGGATCATCCGGCCGCCCGGCGCCAAGGGCTGA
- a CDS encoding MFS transporter yields MPAATQNAPHRTARFGMAFIGVLLIAVNLRVSFVSVGPVLVNISSDLGLSSAAAGFLTGLPLIAFAVFSPWAPGFASRLGLDRAMWVSLLILASGIVLRSLPVPGFIWAGTILIGVAIAFLNVLVPSLVKRDFPLRVSQVTGSYTAAQAAFAAVGAAVVVPVAQTSPAGWRLALGVWAGLALIAMAVLLPWLRRHTAGTRQSGKPDAAYRSPWGSALGWQVTAFMGLQSIAFYVLMAWLPTIEQSRGIPATTAGLHLSVFLLISVFASLGTGGVLHRGSDQRLVSFASGMLVFVTFLGLALAPELILLWVVLGALGCGSLIVIALSLFSLRTVNHPQAASLSGMAQSVGYALGAAGPVVFGALHDATAEWTLPLLATAGAMAVLALMGLLAGRDRVIKESDSRRGSGQTVR; encoded by the coding sequence ATGCCTGCCGCCACACAAAACGCCCCACACCGCACTGCGAGATTCGGAATGGCCTTCATCGGCGTCCTGCTCATCGCCGTCAACCTACGGGTGTCCTTTGTCAGCGTGGGGCCGGTCCTGGTCAATATCAGCAGCGATCTTGGCCTGTCCAGTGCCGCAGCAGGTTTCCTCACCGGGCTCCCGCTTATCGCCTTCGCGGTCTTCTCGCCATGGGCCCCCGGATTCGCTTCACGCCTGGGACTGGACCGGGCAATGTGGGTGTCCTTGCTGATCCTCGCTTCGGGCATCGTGCTTCGCTCTTTGCCCGTGCCCGGCTTTATTTGGGCCGGCACAATCCTGATCGGCGTGGCCATTGCCTTCCTCAATGTCCTGGTGCCCTCCCTCGTTAAACGCGACTTTCCGTTGCGGGTCAGCCAGGTCACCGGAAGCTACACCGCTGCCCAGGCCGCCTTCGCAGCGGTGGGGGCCGCCGTCGTCGTACCCGTGGCACAGACCTCCCCGGCAGGATGGCGGCTCGCCCTGGGAGTCTGGGCGGGGCTGGCCCTCATCGCCATGGCCGTGCTCCTGCCCTGGCTTCGCCGGCACACGGCAGGCACGCGGCAATCGGGAAAGCCCGACGCCGCCTACCGGTCGCCCTGGGGTTCAGCCCTGGGCTGGCAGGTGACCGCCTTCATGGGGCTGCAGTCCATTGCCTTCTACGTCCTCATGGCCTGGTTGCCCACCATCGAGCAAAGCCGTGGGATCCCCGCCACCACTGCTGGCCTGCACCTATCCGTTTTCCTGCTGATCAGCGTGTTCGCCAGCCTGGGGACGGGCGGTGTCCTGCACCGGGGATCAGACCAACGGCTGGTTTCCTTTGCCAGCGGGATGTTGGTGTTCGTGACCTTCCTCGGTCTGGCCCTGGCGCCGGAACTCATCCTGCTGTGGGTTGTCCTGGGTGCTTTGGGGTGCGGGAGCCTCATCGTCATTGCCCTGTCGCTCTTCAGCCTTCGGACCGTGAACCACCCGCAGGCAGCATCGCTGTCCGGCATGGCCCAATCCGTGGGTTACGCGCTTGGCGCCGCGGGGCCTGTGGTGTTCGGCGCACTCCACGACGCCACCGCGGAGTGGACGCTTCCACTGCTCGCCACCGCCGGCGCCATGGCGGTGCTGGCACTGATGGGCCTGCTGGCCGGCCGCGACCGGGTGATCAAGGAATCAGATTCTCGGCGCGGTAGCGGTCAAACAGTGAGGTAA
- a CDS encoding GAF domain-containing sensor histidine kinase, whose product MEPVGRDGLLRDYGLATRIDEAPLVNAPELSGEPLENLVELATRLCGVPYGVINVVTSDEQRQVAAVGIDAGICSRQDSMCSKVFLSGEATVVPDASIDPRFAANPFVTGEIAAVRFYASVPLETASGFVIGSLCVFSNSSASPTDEQQEMLEILARQAVQLLELQRRTLQLNSALEELRESNAKLAEFAGRVSHDLRSPLTTILGYVELGEDDVESDHPAAEYLQLIGASGNRMLAMLEDVLHYSRMGGGLQRQRVSLQEVASEVAGDLGLSYGADGVLDSEDLKLHVDHGQLRILLQNLVANAVNYQSPDRDLKVRISGISNCHGATVLVADNGKGIAPADRQRVLEPLVRLHREGDGQGSGLGLAICRRIVEAHGGELTLKETPGGGTTAVISFPG is encoded by the coding sequence ATGGAACCGGTTGGGCGGGACGGGTTACTGCGGGACTACGGCTTGGCCACCCGGATCGACGAGGCCCCGCTGGTCAACGCTCCTGAACTGTCCGGCGAGCCCCTTGAGAATCTCGTCGAGCTCGCCACCAGACTCTGCGGCGTGCCGTACGGGGTGATCAACGTTGTCACGTCCGACGAGCAGCGCCAGGTGGCCGCCGTCGGAATTGATGCCGGTATTTGTTCCCGGCAGGACTCCATGTGCTCCAAGGTCTTCCTTTCGGGGGAGGCCACCGTGGTTCCGGATGCCTCCATTGATCCGCGCTTCGCGGCTAACCCGTTTGTGACCGGGGAGATCGCCGCCGTCCGGTTCTATGCGTCCGTGCCGCTGGAGACGGCGTCTGGGTTCGTCATCGGGTCCTTGTGCGTCTTCTCCAATTCGAGTGCCTCGCCCACCGATGAACAGCAGGAAATGCTGGAAATCCTGGCCCGCCAGGCGGTGCAGCTGCTCGAACTCCAGCGGCGCACCCTGCAGTTGAACAGCGCCCTTGAAGAACTGCGGGAAAGCAACGCCAAGCTGGCGGAATTTGCCGGGCGCGTCAGCCATGACCTGCGCAGCCCCCTCACCACCATTCTGGGTTACGTGGAGTTGGGCGAAGACGATGTGGAAAGCGACCACCCCGCTGCGGAATACCTTCAACTCATCGGCGCCAGCGGCAACAGGATGCTGGCCATGCTGGAGGACGTACTGCATTACTCACGCATGGGCGGAGGCCTTCAGCGCCAGCGTGTTTCCCTGCAGGAAGTAGCGTCCGAAGTGGCCGGCGATCTGGGCCTGTCCTATGGGGCCGACGGTGTCCTGGACAGCGAGGACTTGAAGCTCCATGTGGACCATGGCCAGCTGCGCATCCTGCTGCAGAACCTGGTAGCCAATGCCGTGAATTACCAGAGCCCCGACCGGGACCTCAAGGTGCGGATCAGCGGGATCTCGAACTGTCACGGAGCCACTGTCCTGGTGGCGGACAACGGCAAGGGCATAGCGCCTGCGGACAGGCAGCGGGTACTGGAACCTTTGGTCCGGCTGCACCGGGAAGGGGATGGGCAGGGATCCGGCCTTGGCCTGGCCATCTGCCGCCGCATAGTCGAAGCACACGGCGGTGAGCTGACGCTTAAGGAGACCCCGGGCGGGGGAACCACCGCGGTGATCAGCTTCCCCGGCTGA
- a CDS encoding ABC transporter ATP-binding protein yields MLWKLLVEYLRPHRPLLAAVVVFQLAQSIASLYLPTLNADIIDQGVARGDTGYILSTGSIMLLVTLAQIACAVVAVYFGAKAAMGLGRDLRGAIFERVGQFSEQEVTRFGAPSLITRSTNDVQQVQQLVLVSATLMVAAPMLSIGGVIMAIRQDAQLSWLIAVCVPVLLIAVGLIVTRMVPLFRKMQARIDTVNRVLREQLTGIRVVRAFVREDVETERFAGANTDVTDVALRAGRLMALMFPTVMLVLNVSSVAVIWFGSFRIEDGSMQVGTLIAFLSYLMQILMSVMMATFMAVMIPRASVSADRIGEVLGTSSSVLPPEKPVTSAVRRGELEMRDVGFAYPGAEHPVLQGISFTARAGETTAIIGSTGSGKTTLVNLMPRLFDVTSGAVLMDGVDVRDLDPDLLWGHIGLVPQKPYLFTGTVRSNLLYGNPDATEEELWSALEIAQARDFVERMEEGLDAPISQGGTNVSGGQRQRLAIARALVKRPELYIFDDSFSSLDTGTDARLRQALKRNIAGATMVVIAQRVSSIVDADQILVLDDGRIVAHGTHHELLESSDTYREIVSSQLAAEETV; encoded by the coding sequence ATGCTCTGGAAGTTGCTTGTCGAATACCTCCGGCCGCACCGGCCGCTGCTGGCCGCCGTCGTGGTTTTCCAGCTGGCGCAATCCATCGCGTCGCTGTACCTGCCCACGCTGAATGCGGACATCATCGACCAGGGCGTGGCCCGGGGCGATACCGGCTACATCCTGTCCACGGGCAGCATCATGCTGCTGGTCACGCTGGCGCAGATCGCCTGCGCCGTCGTGGCCGTGTACTTCGGCGCCAAGGCTGCCATGGGCTTGGGGCGGGACCTGCGGGGCGCCATCTTTGAACGGGTGGGGCAGTTCTCCGAGCAGGAAGTCACCCGTTTCGGCGCCCCCAGCCTCATCACCCGCTCCACCAACGACGTCCAGCAGGTGCAGCAACTGGTGCTGGTGTCCGCCACGCTCATGGTTGCCGCGCCCATGCTCAGCATCGGCGGCGTGATCATGGCCATCCGGCAGGACGCCCAACTCTCGTGGCTCATTGCCGTATGCGTCCCGGTGCTGCTGATCGCCGTCGGCCTTATCGTCACGCGGATGGTGCCGCTGTTCCGCAAGATGCAGGCCCGGATCGACACCGTGAACCGTGTGCTGCGCGAGCAGCTCACCGGCATCCGCGTGGTGCGGGCGTTCGTGCGCGAGGACGTGGAGACGGAGCGGTTCGCCGGCGCCAACACCGACGTCACCGACGTTGCCCTCCGCGCCGGCCGGCTGATGGCCCTGATGTTCCCCACGGTGATGCTGGTCCTGAACGTTTCCAGCGTGGCGGTGATCTGGTTCGGGTCGTTCCGGATCGAGGACGGGTCCATGCAGGTGGGCACCCTGATCGCGTTCCTGAGCTACCTGATGCAGATCCTGATGTCCGTCATGATGGCTACCTTCATGGCGGTGATGATCCCGCGCGCATCCGTGTCCGCTGACCGGATCGGGGAGGTGCTGGGCACCAGTTCAAGCGTCCTGCCACCGGAGAAGCCGGTCACCAGCGCGGTCCGGCGGGGTGAGCTTGAAATGCGCGACGTCGGATTCGCCTACCCGGGTGCCGAGCATCCGGTGCTGCAGGGCATCAGTTTCACGGCCCGTGCGGGGGAGACAACGGCGATCATCGGCAGCACCGGTTCGGGCAAGACCACCTTGGTGAACCTGATGCCGCGGCTCTTCGACGTCACCTCCGGGGCGGTGCTGATGGACGGCGTGGATGTCCGGGACCTGGACCCTGACCTGCTGTGGGGGCACATCGGCCTGGTGCCGCAGAAGCCCTACCTGTTCACCGGAACCGTCCGCAGCAACCTACTGTATGGCAATCCGGATGCCACGGAGGAGGAGCTGTGGTCCGCGCTTGAGATCGCGCAGGCCCGGGACTTCGTGGAGCGGATGGAGGAGGGGCTGGACGCGCCTATTTCGCAGGGCGGCACGAACGTTTCGGGTGGCCAGCGGCAGCGGCTGGCAATCGCACGTGCCCTGGTGAAGCGGCCCGAGCTGTACATCTTTGACGATTCCTTCTCATCCCTGGACACCGGCACGGACGCCCGGCTGCGCCAGGCGCTCAAGCGCAACATCGCGGGGGCCACCATGGTGGTCATCGCCCAGCGCGTGTCCAGCATCGTTGATGCGGACCAGATACTAGTGCTCGACGACGGCAGGATCGTCGCGCACGGAACGCACCACGAGCTGCTGGAAAGTTCCGATACGTACCGCGAAATTGTTTCGTCCCAGCTGGCAGCGGAGGAGACGGTATGA